One Clavelina lepadiformis chromosome 1, kaClaLepa1.1, whole genome shotgun sequence genomic region harbors:
- the LOC143466388 gene encoding uncharacterized protein LOC143466388, with translation MAKKTKKKGKGSAKKAKVSSVKSNKNEALEQEANSNDIYSEEATKKALYWNDLRQQAIYLSMNHRISKPTTFSYYITYPMAMYMRGMGEENEDEQKAKKKKGKGKNKK, from the exons ATggctaaaaaaacaaaaaagaaaggaAAGGGTTCGGCAAAAAAGGCAAAGGTTTCCTCGGTAAAGTCGAACAAAAACGAAGCTTTGGAACAGGAGGCTAACA GTAATGATATTTACAGTGAAGAAGCGACGAAAAAGGCCTTATATTGGAACGATCTTCGACAACAGGCGATCTATCTCAGCATGAATCACAGGATAAGCAA GCCAACTACCTTCAGTTATTACATCACCTATCCGATGGCAATGTACATGCGAGGGATGGGAGAGGAAAACGAAGACGAACAGAAAGCGAAGAAAAAGAAgggaaaaggaaaaaataaaaaataa